GAAACTAAAGCAGCTAAGGCCACTGCCTCAATAGACTTATACTCAATGGGTAATCCTGCAAGAATAATGCTAACTTGTTCTTGATCTGTTACCAGACTACCTTCTGTACATCACACAGACTTTTGATTTTAAGTAAATACTCTTTGATGGACAATTTTCCCTTTCTTCTATGAGTACAACATGTGTTTAAGACTTGAAATTCTGACACTCGATCTAGTAGAATATCTCTTCTCAATGGTAGACCATACTTTAAAGCTTGTACTAGCAATAGTCAAATAGACAAGAAGATCATCACTTACCGTGGGCAACAGCCATGAGGCTAGCAATTTATCTTGTTGGTTATGAAAAAAGAACTCAGGATTCTCAATTAACTGACTTTCTTCATTAACTATGAACTGTGAAATAGTGGCAGAATCTTGAATATATTCTTGAACACCATAGCCTTCAAGAATGAGCATAACCCGTTGCTTCCAAAGAAGATAAATGGTCTCATTGAGTTTGATAGTATTGTGTTGGGGAAGTTGTTGAATTTTCCTGACCACTCGATTTGTAGTAATCTCCTCATCCATTCCTTCTGACGACGACGGATGTTAAAACCCTTCATTTCCAGTACGAACTTCTAGAGCCATGCAAATAAACTACctaatcaaaaaaaaaaaaaaccttagctCAGATACCATGTTTGAGTTTACAATGAATACTAAGAATGccaagaaaagaaactgaaattgAATTTCTTTTAGTCTTCAAAGTAACGTATTTATACAACACATGACCATACAAACCATGCTATTAACTGACTTAACTAATTCAAACTGCTACTAACAAATCTAATGACCAACAATTTTTCAATATTCCTTAATAAAAACCGATTGACCCGCGAAACAGTATGGATCGGTTGTACCAAGCTAAAAAAATCGGTTAAATTGACAATGGAATAGATTTTGAACTGATCTGACTAATTGGTTCTCAAAATAACCAGTCCGTCCcattcaaagcaaataaattattaaaaataaacaatattaaaaaattataaaaattagtttaattaattttttactcGAGGATCCTCTCATTTTACAACTCGGACTCCTTCAAATTAGCTTTTGTCAAACTGTGTGACTCCTGCTGGGTACCCTAAAGCTGATCTTCCTGTTGCAAGTAAAGTTTTCGACCTTATCTATCTTATGTTTCTTGCCTTTTTATATTATTGACAGGGGCATCGTTGGACCTCTCTTTGTATATAAAATGGGGgtacttttttttaaagaatgtaATGGCTGAGGATAATCCCAGTATAGGCTTGGATTTCTTGAATGATTATAATTGTTAAAGTTGACTTGATTAATATAGTTTGAGTATCTAATCATTAGATAGATTGGTTTAAAAGAAGAAAAGCTATGAACAAATTCACATAAAACTTTGGGGGCTACCTCGTATCATAAAGAACAAATTCTATCAAGTAGTATATATGTACTTTATAATTTCATGGCTGTTCTCCTCATAATTGTGGAAAACGGAATATTTTTGAGTTCTTTGCATGCCAATATTTCTAGCTTATAAGATTACTTGCATGGAATtctatcaaattttcattttaaaaaaaagtagtaTTTATTATATACTTTTCTCACCGTTCATTtagattcaaaataaagaaataaatttaaatattgtcCCTTTTTTAACTTAT
The Gossypium hirsutum isolate 1008001.06 chromosome A07, Gossypium_hirsutum_v2.1, whole genome shotgun sequence genome window above contains:
- the LOC121232236 gene encoding uncharacterized protein yields the protein MDEEITTNRVVRKIQQLPQHNTIKLNETIYLLWKQRVMLILEGYGVQEYIQDSATISQFIVNEESQLIENPEFFFHNQQDKLLASWLLPTKYVQQDRRSSLVHAKFQQSYHLQAGSSSLYCYSSVSTKPLDQAWYLDSGVTNYVTNDLSNLEGAYAYTGFIVRGSFTNGPHS